The proteins below are encoded in one region of Vulpes lagopus strain Blue_001 chromosome 10, ASM1834538v1, whole genome shotgun sequence:
- the CLSTN1 gene encoding calsyntenin-1 isoform X4 codes for MLRRPAPALAPAAWLLLAGLLSGGVVWAARVNKHKPWLEPTYHGIITENDNAVLLDPPLIALDKDAPLRFAESFEVTVTKEGEICGFKIHGQNVPFDAVVVDKSTGEGIIRSKEKLDCELQKDYTFTIQAYDCGKGPDGTSVKKSHKATVHIQVNDVNEYAPVFKEKSYKATVIEGKQYDSILRVEAVDADCSPQFSQICSYEIVTPDVPFAIDKDGYIKNTEKLNYGKEHQYKLTVTAYDCGKRRAAEDVLVKVSIKPTCSPGWQGWNNRIEYEPGTGTLALFPNVHLETCDESVASVQATVELETGHIGKGCDRDTYSEKSLHQLCGAASGTAELLPSPSGSSNWTVGLPTDNGHDSDQVFEFNGTQAVRVPDGIVSVNPKEPFTISVWMRHGPFGRKKETILCSSDKTDMNRHHYSLYVHGCRLIFLLRQDPSEEKKYKPAEFHWKLNQVCDEEWHHYVLNVEFPSVILYVDGVSHEPFSVTEDYPLHPSKIETQLVVGACWQEYPAFENDNETEPVPMASAGGDLHMTQFFRGNLAGLTIRSGKLADKKVIDCLYTCKEGLDLQVPEDSSRGVKIHTNPSQLALTLEGDDVGELDKAMQHVAYLNSRQFPTPGIRRLKITSTVKCFNEAACISVPPVDGYVMVLQPEEPKISLSGVHHFARAASEFESPEGVFLFPELRIISTITREVEPEGEGDEDPTVQESLVSEEIVHDLDTCEVTVDGEELNPAQESLEVDMARLQQKGIAVSGSDLGMVFTGVDTMASYEEVLRLLRYRNWHTRSLLDRKFKLVCSELNGRYVSNEFQVEVNVIHAASPMEHASHMAAQPQFVHPEHHAFVDLSGHNLASPNPFAVVPSTATVVIVVCVSFLVFMIILGVFRIRAAHQRTMRDQDTGKENEMDWDDSALTITVNPMETYEDQHSSEEEEEEEEEEESEDGEEEDDITSAESESSEEEEGEHGDQQNVNRQQQLEWDDSTLSY; via the exons AGAGTTTTGAGGTGACAGTCACCAAAGAAG GTGAGATTTGTGGATTTAAAATTCATGGGCAGAATGTCCCCTTTGATGCAGTGGTAGTGGATAAGTCCACTGGTGAGGGAATAATTCGCTCAAAAGAGAAACTGGACTGTGAGCTGCAGAAAGACTACACATTCACCATCCAGGCCTATGACTGCGGCAAGGGGCCGGATGGCACCAGCGTGAAAAAGTCTCATAA aGCAACTGTCCATATTCAGGTGAATGATGTGAATGAATATGCGCCAGTGTTCAAGGAGAAGTCCTACAAGGCGACCGTCATCGAGGGCAAGCAGTACGACAGCATCCTGAGGGTGGAGGCCGTGGACGCGGATTGCTCCCCTCAGTTCAGCCAGATTTGCAGCTATGAAATCGTCACTCCAGATGTGCCATTCGCCATCGACAAAGATG GTTAtataaaaaacacagagaagctAAACTACGGGAAGGAGCACCAGTATAAGCTGACAGTCACTGCCTATGACTGTGGGAAGCGAAGAGCAGCAGAAGATGTGCTGGTGAAGGTCAGCATCAagcccacctgcagccccgggtggcaAG GATGGAACAATAGGATCGAGTATGAGCCTGGCACAGGCACTTTGGCCCTCTTCCCAAATGTCCACCTGGAAACGTGTGATGAATCTGTGGCTTCGGTGCAGGCAACGGTGGAGCTGGAGACTGGCCACATCGGGAAAGGCTGTGACCGTGACACCTACTCAGAGAAGTCCCTTCACCAGCTATGTG GTGCTGCGTCTGGCACTGCCGAACTGCTCCCTTCCCCAAGTGGGTCTTCGAACTGGACCGTCGGCCTCCCCACTGACAACGGCCATGACAGTGACCAGGTCTTCGAGTTCAATGGCACGCAGGCAGTGAGGGTCCCAGATGGCATTGTCTCAGTCAACCCGAAGGAACCTTTTACGATTTCTGTGTGGATGAGGCACGGGCCTTTTGGCAGGAAGAAGGAGACGATTCTTTGTAGTTCGGACAAAACAG ACATGAACCGGCACCATTATTCTCTCTATGTCCATGGCTGCCGGCTGATTTTCCTCCTCCGTCAGGATCCTTCGGAAGAGAAGAAGTATAAACCTGCGGAATTCCACTGGAAGTTGAATCAG GTCTGTGATGAGGAGTGGCACCACTACGTCCTCAATGTAGAATTCCCAAGCGTGATTCTCTATGTGGACGGTGTTTCTCACGAGCCCTTCTCTGTCACCGAGGATTACCCACTTCATCCATCCAAGATCGAAACTCAGCTCGTGGTTGGGGCCTGCTGGCAAG AGTATCCAGCATTTGAAAATGACAATGAAACCGAACCTGTGCCTATGGCCTCTGCAG GTGGTGACCTGCACATGACCCAGTTTTTCCGAGGTAATCTGGCTGGCCTAACCATCCGTTCTGGGAAACTCGCGGACAAGAAGGTGATTGACTGTCTGTATACCTGCAAAGAAGGGCTGGACCTGCAAGTCCCCGAGGACAGCAGTAGAGGCGTGAAG ATCCATACCAACCCCAGTCAGTTGGCATTGACCTTGGAGGGAGACGATGTTGGGGAGCTGGATAAGGCCATGCAGCACGTCGCCTATCTGAACTCACGGCAATTCCCCACACCTGGGATCCGAAGACTCAAAATCACCAGCACGGTCAA GTGTTTTAACGAGGCCGCCTGCATCTCCGTGCCCCCAGTGGATGGCTACGTGATGGTGTTGCAGCCAGAGGAGCCCAAGATCAGCCTGAGTGGGGTCCACCATTTTGCTCGAGCGGCTTCTGAGTTTGAAAGCCCAGAAGGAGTTTTCCTTTTCCCCGAGCTTCGGATCATTAGCACCATCACAagagaagtggagcctgaagggGAAGGGGACGAGGACCCCACAG TTCAAGAGTCGCTGGTGTCTGAGGAGATAGTGCACGACCTGGATACATGCGAGGTCACGGTGGACGGGGAGGAACTGAACCCAGCCCAGGAGAGCCTGGAGGTGGACATGGCCCGCCTGCAGCAGAAGGGCATTGCAGTGAGCGGCTCCGACCTGGGCATGGTCTTTACAG GTGTGGACACCATGGCCAGCTACGAGGAGGTTCTACGCCTCCTGCGCTATCGGAACTGGCACACCAGGTCTCTGCTTGACCGGAAGTTCAAGCTCGTCTGCTCAGAGCTGAATGGCCGCTATGTCAGCAATGAGTTTCAGGTGGAG GTGAATGTCATCCACGCAGCCAGCCCCATGGAGCACGCCAGCCACATGGCTGCCCAGCCGCAGTTTGTCCACCCGGAGCACCATGCCTTCGTTGACCTCTCGGGTCACAACCTGGCCAGCCCCAACCCGTTCGCAG TTGTCCCCAGCACCGCCACTGTTGTGATCGTGGTATGTGTCAGCTTCCTGGTTTTCATGATTATCCTGGGAGTGTTCCGGATCCGGGCTGCACATCAGCGAACCATGCGGGACCAGGACACCGGGAAGGAGAATGAGATGGATTGGGATGACTCTGCCTTGACCATCACCGTAAACCCTATGGAG ACATACGAGGACCAGCACagcagtgaggaggaggaagaggaggaggaggaagaagagagtgaggatggggaagaggaggatgaCATCACCAGTGCCGAGTCAGAAAGcagcgaggaggaggagggggagcacgGGGACCAGCAGAACGTGAACAGGCAGCAACAGCTAGAGTGGGATGACTCCACCCTCAGCTACTGA
- the CLSTN1 gene encoding calsyntenin-1 isoform X2 codes for MLRRPAPALAPAAWLLLAGLLSGGVVWAARVNKHKPWLEPTYHGIITENDNAVLLDPPLIALDKDAPLRFAESFEVTVTKEGEICGFKIHGQNVPFDAVVVDKSTGEGIIRSKEKLDCELQKDYTFTIQAYDCGKGPDGTSVKKSHKATVHIQVNDVNEYAPVFKEKSYKATVIEGKQYDSILRVEAVDADCSPQFSQICSYEIVTPDVPFAIDKDGYIKNTEKLNYGKEHQYKLTVTAYDCGKRRAAEDVLVKVSIKPTCSPGWQGWNNRIEYEPGTGTLALFPNVHLETCDESVASVQATVELETGHIGKGCDRDTYSEKSLHQLCGAASGTAELLPSPSGSSNWTVGLPTDNGHDSDQVFEFNGTQAVRVPDGIVSVNPKEPFTISVWMRHGPFGRKKETILCSSDKTDMNRHHYSLYVHGCRLIFLLRQDPSEEKKYKPAEFHWKLNQVCDEEWHHYVLNVEFPSVILYVDGVSHEPFSVTEDYPLHPSKIETQLVVGACWQGGDLHMTQFFRGNLAGLTIRSGKLADKKVIDCLYTCKEGLDLQVPEDSSRGVKIHTNPSQLALTLEGDDVGELDKAMQHVAYLNSRQFPTPGIRRLKITSTVKCFNEAACISVPPVDGYVMVLQPEEPKISLSGVHHFARAASEFESPEGVFLFPELRIISTITREVEPEGEGDEDPTVQESLVSEEIVHDLDTCEVTVDGEELNPAQESLEVDMARLQQKGIAVSGSDLGMVFTGVDTMASYEEVLRLLRYRNWHTRSLLDRKFKLVCSELNGRYVSNEFQVEVNVIHAASPMEHASHMAAQPQFVHPEHHAFVDLSGHNLASPNPFAVVPSTATVVIVVCVSFLVFMIILGVFRIRAAHQRTMRDQDTGKENEMDWDDSALTITVNPMETYEDQHSSEEEEEEEEEEESEDGEEEDDITSAESESSEEEEGEHGDQQNVNRQQQLEWDDSTLSY; via the exons AGAGTTTTGAGGTGACAGTCACCAAAGAAG GTGAGATTTGTGGATTTAAAATTCATGGGCAGAATGTCCCCTTTGATGCAGTGGTAGTGGATAAGTCCACTGGTGAGGGAATAATTCGCTCAAAAGAGAAACTGGACTGTGAGCTGCAGAAAGACTACACATTCACCATCCAGGCCTATGACTGCGGCAAGGGGCCGGATGGCACCAGCGTGAAAAAGTCTCATAA aGCAACTGTCCATATTCAGGTGAATGATGTGAATGAATATGCGCCAGTGTTCAAGGAGAAGTCCTACAAGGCGACCGTCATCGAGGGCAAGCAGTACGACAGCATCCTGAGGGTGGAGGCCGTGGACGCGGATTGCTCCCCTCAGTTCAGCCAGATTTGCAGCTATGAAATCGTCACTCCAGATGTGCCATTCGCCATCGACAAAGATG GTTAtataaaaaacacagagaagctAAACTACGGGAAGGAGCACCAGTATAAGCTGACAGTCACTGCCTATGACTGTGGGAAGCGAAGAGCAGCAGAAGATGTGCTGGTGAAGGTCAGCATCAagcccacctgcagccccgggtggcaAG GATGGAACAATAGGATCGAGTATGAGCCTGGCACAGGCACTTTGGCCCTCTTCCCAAATGTCCACCTGGAAACGTGTGATGAATCTGTGGCTTCGGTGCAGGCAACGGTGGAGCTGGAGACTGGCCACATCGGGAAAGGCTGTGACCGTGACACCTACTCAGAGAAGTCCCTTCACCAGCTATGTG GTGCTGCGTCTGGCACTGCCGAACTGCTCCCTTCCCCAAGTGGGTCTTCGAACTGGACCGTCGGCCTCCCCACTGACAACGGCCATGACAGTGACCAGGTCTTCGAGTTCAATGGCACGCAGGCAGTGAGGGTCCCAGATGGCATTGTCTCAGTCAACCCGAAGGAACCTTTTACGATTTCTGTGTGGATGAGGCACGGGCCTTTTGGCAGGAAGAAGGAGACGATTCTTTGTAGTTCGGACAAAACAG ACATGAACCGGCACCATTATTCTCTCTATGTCCATGGCTGCCGGCTGATTTTCCTCCTCCGTCAGGATCCTTCGGAAGAGAAGAAGTATAAACCTGCGGAATTCCACTGGAAGTTGAATCAG GTCTGTGATGAGGAGTGGCACCACTACGTCCTCAATGTAGAATTCCCAAGCGTGATTCTCTATGTGGACGGTGTTTCTCACGAGCCCTTCTCTGTCACCGAGGATTACCCACTTCATCCATCCAAGATCGAAACTCAGCTCGTGGTTGGGGCCTGCTGGCAAG GTGGTGACCTGCACATGACCCAGTTTTTCCGAGGTAATCTGGCTGGCCTAACCATCCGTTCTGGGAAACTCGCGGACAAGAAGGTGATTGACTGTCTGTATACCTGCAAAGAAGGGCTGGACCTGCAAGTCCCCGAGGACAGCAGTAGAGGCGTGAAG ATCCATACCAACCCCAGTCAGTTGGCATTGACCTTGGAGGGAGACGATGTTGGGGAGCTGGATAAGGCCATGCAGCACGTCGCCTATCTGAACTCACGGCAATTCCCCACACCTGGGATCCGAAGACTCAAAATCACCAGCACGGTCAA GTGTTTTAACGAGGCCGCCTGCATCTCCGTGCCCCCAGTGGATGGCTACGTGATGGTGTTGCAGCCAGAGGAGCCCAAGATCAGCCTGAGTGGGGTCCACCATTTTGCTCGAGCGGCTTCTGAGTTTGAAAGCCCAGAAGGAGTTTTCCTTTTCCCCGAGCTTCGGATCATTAGCACCATCACAagagaagtggagcctgaagggGAAGGGGACGAGGACCCCACAG TTCAAGAGTCGCTGGTGTCTGAGGAGATAGTGCACGACCTGGATACATGCGAGGTCACGGTGGACGGGGAGGAACTGAACCCAGCCCAGGAGAGCCTGGAGGTGGACATGGCCCGCCTGCAGCAGAAGGGCATTGCAGTGAGCGGCTCCGACCTGGGCATGGTCTTTACAG GTGTGGACACCATGGCCAGCTACGAGGAGGTTCTACGCCTCCTGCGCTATCGGAACTGGCACACCAGGTCTCTGCTTGACCGGAAGTTCAAGCTCGTCTGCTCAGAGCTGAATGGCCGCTATGTCAGCAATGAGTTTCAGGTGGAG GTGAATGTCATCCACGCAGCCAGCCCCATGGAGCACGCCAGCCACATGGCTGCCCAGCCGCAGTTTGTCCACCCGGAGCACCATGCCTTCGTTGACCTCTCGGGTCACAACCTGGCCAGCCCCAACCCGTTCGCAG TTGTCCCCAGCACCGCCACTGTTGTGATCGTGGTATGTGTCAGCTTCCTGGTTTTCATGATTATCCTGGGAGTGTTCCGGATCCGGGCTGCACATCAGCGAACCATGCGGGACCAGGACACCGGGAAGGAGAATGAGATGGATTGGGATGACTCTGCCTTGACCATCACCGTAAACCCTATGGAG ACATACGAGGACCAGCACagcagtgaggaggaggaagaggaggaggaggaagaagagagtgaggatggggaagaggaggatgaCATCACCAGTGCCGAGTCAGAAAGcagcgaggaggaggagggggagcacgGGGACCAGCAGAACGTGAACAGGCAGCAACAGCTAGAGTGGGATGACTCCACCCTCAGCTACTGA
- the CLSTN1 gene encoding calsyntenin-1 isoform X3, which translates to MLRRPAPALAPAAWLLLAGLLSGGVVWAARVNKHKPWLEPTYHGIITENDNAVLLDPPLIALDKDAPLRFAGEICGFKIHGQNVPFDAVVVDKSTGEGIIRSKEKLDCELQKDYTFTIQAYDCGKGPDGTSVKKSHKATVHIQVNDVNEYAPVFKEKSYKATVIEGKQYDSILRVEAVDADCSPQFSQICSYEIVTPDVPFAIDKDGYIKNTEKLNYGKEHQYKLTVTAYDCGKRRAAEDVLVKVSIKPTCSPGWQGWNNRIEYEPGTGTLALFPNVHLETCDESVASVQATVELETGHIGKGCDRDTYSEKSLHQLCGAASGTAELLPSPSGSSNWTVGLPTDNGHDSDQVFEFNGTQAVRVPDGIVSVNPKEPFTISVWMRHGPFGRKKETILCSSDKTDMNRHHYSLYVHGCRLIFLLRQDPSEEKKYKPAEFHWKLNQVCDEEWHHYVLNVEFPSVILYVDGVSHEPFSVTEDYPLHPSKIETQLVVGACWQGGDLHMTQFFRGNLAGLTIRSGKLADKKVIDCLYTCKEGLDLQVPEDSSRGVKIHTNPSQLALTLEGDDVGELDKAMQHVAYLNSRQFPTPGIRRLKITSTVKCFNEAACISVPPVDGYVMVLQPEEPKISLSGVHHFARAASEFESPEGVFLFPELRIISTITREVEPEGEGDEDPTVQESLVSEEIVHDLDTCEVTVDGEELNPAQESLEVDMARLQQKGIAVSGSDLGMVFTGVDTMASYEEVLRLLRYRNWHTRSLLDRKFKLVCSELNGRYVSNEFQVEVNVIHAASPMEHASHMAAQPQFVHPEHHAFVDLSGHNLASPNPFAVVPSTATVVIVVCVSFLVFMIILGVFRIRAAHQRTMRDQDTGKENEMDWDDSALTITVNPMETYEDQHSSEEEEEEEEEEESEDGEEEDDITSAESESSEEEEGEHGDQQNVNRQQQLEWDDSTLSY; encoded by the exons GTGAGATTTGTGGATTTAAAATTCATGGGCAGAATGTCCCCTTTGATGCAGTGGTAGTGGATAAGTCCACTGGTGAGGGAATAATTCGCTCAAAAGAGAAACTGGACTGTGAGCTGCAGAAAGACTACACATTCACCATCCAGGCCTATGACTGCGGCAAGGGGCCGGATGGCACCAGCGTGAAAAAGTCTCATAA aGCAACTGTCCATATTCAGGTGAATGATGTGAATGAATATGCGCCAGTGTTCAAGGAGAAGTCCTACAAGGCGACCGTCATCGAGGGCAAGCAGTACGACAGCATCCTGAGGGTGGAGGCCGTGGACGCGGATTGCTCCCCTCAGTTCAGCCAGATTTGCAGCTATGAAATCGTCACTCCAGATGTGCCATTCGCCATCGACAAAGATG GTTAtataaaaaacacagagaagctAAACTACGGGAAGGAGCACCAGTATAAGCTGACAGTCACTGCCTATGACTGTGGGAAGCGAAGAGCAGCAGAAGATGTGCTGGTGAAGGTCAGCATCAagcccacctgcagccccgggtggcaAG GATGGAACAATAGGATCGAGTATGAGCCTGGCACAGGCACTTTGGCCCTCTTCCCAAATGTCCACCTGGAAACGTGTGATGAATCTGTGGCTTCGGTGCAGGCAACGGTGGAGCTGGAGACTGGCCACATCGGGAAAGGCTGTGACCGTGACACCTACTCAGAGAAGTCCCTTCACCAGCTATGTG GTGCTGCGTCTGGCACTGCCGAACTGCTCCCTTCCCCAAGTGGGTCTTCGAACTGGACCGTCGGCCTCCCCACTGACAACGGCCATGACAGTGACCAGGTCTTCGAGTTCAATGGCACGCAGGCAGTGAGGGTCCCAGATGGCATTGTCTCAGTCAACCCGAAGGAACCTTTTACGATTTCTGTGTGGATGAGGCACGGGCCTTTTGGCAGGAAGAAGGAGACGATTCTTTGTAGTTCGGACAAAACAG ACATGAACCGGCACCATTATTCTCTCTATGTCCATGGCTGCCGGCTGATTTTCCTCCTCCGTCAGGATCCTTCGGAAGAGAAGAAGTATAAACCTGCGGAATTCCACTGGAAGTTGAATCAG GTCTGTGATGAGGAGTGGCACCACTACGTCCTCAATGTAGAATTCCCAAGCGTGATTCTCTATGTGGACGGTGTTTCTCACGAGCCCTTCTCTGTCACCGAGGATTACCCACTTCATCCATCCAAGATCGAAACTCAGCTCGTGGTTGGGGCCTGCTGGCAAG GTGGTGACCTGCACATGACCCAGTTTTTCCGAGGTAATCTGGCTGGCCTAACCATCCGTTCTGGGAAACTCGCGGACAAGAAGGTGATTGACTGTCTGTATACCTGCAAAGAAGGGCTGGACCTGCAAGTCCCCGAGGACAGCAGTAGAGGCGTGAAG ATCCATACCAACCCCAGTCAGTTGGCATTGACCTTGGAGGGAGACGATGTTGGGGAGCTGGATAAGGCCATGCAGCACGTCGCCTATCTGAACTCACGGCAATTCCCCACACCTGGGATCCGAAGACTCAAAATCACCAGCACGGTCAA GTGTTTTAACGAGGCCGCCTGCATCTCCGTGCCCCCAGTGGATGGCTACGTGATGGTGTTGCAGCCAGAGGAGCCCAAGATCAGCCTGAGTGGGGTCCACCATTTTGCTCGAGCGGCTTCTGAGTTTGAAAGCCCAGAAGGAGTTTTCCTTTTCCCCGAGCTTCGGATCATTAGCACCATCACAagagaagtggagcctgaagggGAAGGGGACGAGGACCCCACAG TTCAAGAGTCGCTGGTGTCTGAGGAGATAGTGCACGACCTGGATACATGCGAGGTCACGGTGGACGGGGAGGAACTGAACCCAGCCCAGGAGAGCCTGGAGGTGGACATGGCCCGCCTGCAGCAGAAGGGCATTGCAGTGAGCGGCTCCGACCTGGGCATGGTCTTTACAG GTGTGGACACCATGGCCAGCTACGAGGAGGTTCTACGCCTCCTGCGCTATCGGAACTGGCACACCAGGTCTCTGCTTGACCGGAAGTTCAAGCTCGTCTGCTCAGAGCTGAATGGCCGCTATGTCAGCAATGAGTTTCAGGTGGAG GTGAATGTCATCCACGCAGCCAGCCCCATGGAGCACGCCAGCCACATGGCTGCCCAGCCGCAGTTTGTCCACCCGGAGCACCATGCCTTCGTTGACCTCTCGGGTCACAACCTGGCCAGCCCCAACCCGTTCGCAG TTGTCCCCAGCACCGCCACTGTTGTGATCGTGGTATGTGTCAGCTTCCTGGTTTTCATGATTATCCTGGGAGTGTTCCGGATCCGGGCTGCACATCAGCGAACCATGCGGGACCAGGACACCGGGAAGGAGAATGAGATGGATTGGGATGACTCTGCCTTGACCATCACCGTAAACCCTATGGAG ACATACGAGGACCAGCACagcagtgaggaggaggaagaggaggaggaggaagaagagagtgaggatggggaagaggaggatgaCATCACCAGTGCCGAGTCAGAAAGcagcgaggaggaggagggggagcacgGGGACCAGCAGAACGTGAACAGGCAGCAACAGCTAGAGTGGGATGACTCCACCCTCAGCTACTGA
- the CLSTN1 gene encoding calsyntenin-1 isoform X1, with the protein MLRRPAPALAPAAWLLLAGLLSGGVVWAARVNKHKPWLEPTYHGIITENDNAVLLDPPLIALDKDAPLRFAGEICGFKIHGQNVPFDAVVVDKSTGEGIIRSKEKLDCELQKDYTFTIQAYDCGKGPDGTSVKKSHKATVHIQVNDVNEYAPVFKEKSYKATVIEGKQYDSILRVEAVDADCSPQFSQICSYEIVTPDVPFAIDKDGYIKNTEKLNYGKEHQYKLTVTAYDCGKRRAAEDVLVKVSIKPTCSPGWQGWNNRIEYEPGTGTLALFPNVHLETCDESVASVQATVELETGHIGKGCDRDTYSEKSLHQLCGAASGTAELLPSPSGSSNWTVGLPTDNGHDSDQVFEFNGTQAVRVPDGIVSVNPKEPFTISVWMRHGPFGRKKETILCSSDKTDMNRHHYSLYVHGCRLIFLLRQDPSEEKKYKPAEFHWKLNQVCDEEWHHYVLNVEFPSVILYVDGVSHEPFSVTEDYPLHPSKIETQLVVGACWQEYPAFENDNETEPVPMASAGGDLHMTQFFRGNLAGLTIRSGKLADKKVIDCLYTCKEGLDLQVPEDSSRGVKIHTNPSQLALTLEGDDVGELDKAMQHVAYLNSRQFPTPGIRRLKITSTVKCFNEAACISVPPVDGYVMVLQPEEPKISLSGVHHFARAASEFESPEGVFLFPELRIISTITREVEPEGEGDEDPTVQESLVSEEIVHDLDTCEVTVDGEELNPAQESLEVDMARLQQKGIAVSGSDLGMVFTGVDTMASYEEVLRLLRYRNWHTRSLLDRKFKLVCSELNGRYVSNEFQVEVNVIHAASPMEHASHMAAQPQFVHPEHHAFVDLSGHNLASPNPFAVVPSTATVVIVVCVSFLVFMIILGVFRIRAAHQRTMRDQDTGKENEMDWDDSALTITVNPMETYEDQHSSEEEEEEEEEEESEDGEEEDDITSAESESSEEEEGEHGDQQNVNRQQQLEWDDSTLSY; encoded by the exons GTGAGATTTGTGGATTTAAAATTCATGGGCAGAATGTCCCCTTTGATGCAGTGGTAGTGGATAAGTCCACTGGTGAGGGAATAATTCGCTCAAAAGAGAAACTGGACTGTGAGCTGCAGAAAGACTACACATTCACCATCCAGGCCTATGACTGCGGCAAGGGGCCGGATGGCACCAGCGTGAAAAAGTCTCATAA aGCAACTGTCCATATTCAGGTGAATGATGTGAATGAATATGCGCCAGTGTTCAAGGAGAAGTCCTACAAGGCGACCGTCATCGAGGGCAAGCAGTACGACAGCATCCTGAGGGTGGAGGCCGTGGACGCGGATTGCTCCCCTCAGTTCAGCCAGATTTGCAGCTATGAAATCGTCACTCCAGATGTGCCATTCGCCATCGACAAAGATG GTTAtataaaaaacacagagaagctAAACTACGGGAAGGAGCACCAGTATAAGCTGACAGTCACTGCCTATGACTGTGGGAAGCGAAGAGCAGCAGAAGATGTGCTGGTGAAGGTCAGCATCAagcccacctgcagccccgggtggcaAG GATGGAACAATAGGATCGAGTATGAGCCTGGCACAGGCACTTTGGCCCTCTTCCCAAATGTCCACCTGGAAACGTGTGATGAATCTGTGGCTTCGGTGCAGGCAACGGTGGAGCTGGAGACTGGCCACATCGGGAAAGGCTGTGACCGTGACACCTACTCAGAGAAGTCCCTTCACCAGCTATGTG GTGCTGCGTCTGGCACTGCCGAACTGCTCCCTTCCCCAAGTGGGTCTTCGAACTGGACCGTCGGCCTCCCCACTGACAACGGCCATGACAGTGACCAGGTCTTCGAGTTCAATGGCACGCAGGCAGTGAGGGTCCCAGATGGCATTGTCTCAGTCAACCCGAAGGAACCTTTTACGATTTCTGTGTGGATGAGGCACGGGCCTTTTGGCAGGAAGAAGGAGACGATTCTTTGTAGTTCGGACAAAACAG ACATGAACCGGCACCATTATTCTCTCTATGTCCATGGCTGCCGGCTGATTTTCCTCCTCCGTCAGGATCCTTCGGAAGAGAAGAAGTATAAACCTGCGGAATTCCACTGGAAGTTGAATCAG GTCTGTGATGAGGAGTGGCACCACTACGTCCTCAATGTAGAATTCCCAAGCGTGATTCTCTATGTGGACGGTGTTTCTCACGAGCCCTTCTCTGTCACCGAGGATTACCCACTTCATCCATCCAAGATCGAAACTCAGCTCGTGGTTGGGGCCTGCTGGCAAG AGTATCCAGCATTTGAAAATGACAATGAAACCGAACCTGTGCCTATGGCCTCTGCAG GTGGTGACCTGCACATGACCCAGTTTTTCCGAGGTAATCTGGCTGGCCTAACCATCCGTTCTGGGAAACTCGCGGACAAGAAGGTGATTGACTGTCTGTATACCTGCAAAGAAGGGCTGGACCTGCAAGTCCCCGAGGACAGCAGTAGAGGCGTGAAG ATCCATACCAACCCCAGTCAGTTGGCATTGACCTTGGAGGGAGACGATGTTGGGGAGCTGGATAAGGCCATGCAGCACGTCGCCTATCTGAACTCACGGCAATTCCCCACACCTGGGATCCGAAGACTCAAAATCACCAGCACGGTCAA GTGTTTTAACGAGGCCGCCTGCATCTCCGTGCCCCCAGTGGATGGCTACGTGATGGTGTTGCAGCCAGAGGAGCCCAAGATCAGCCTGAGTGGGGTCCACCATTTTGCTCGAGCGGCTTCTGAGTTTGAAAGCCCAGAAGGAGTTTTCCTTTTCCCCGAGCTTCGGATCATTAGCACCATCACAagagaagtggagcctgaagggGAAGGGGACGAGGACCCCACAG TTCAAGAGTCGCTGGTGTCTGAGGAGATAGTGCACGACCTGGATACATGCGAGGTCACGGTGGACGGGGAGGAACTGAACCCAGCCCAGGAGAGCCTGGAGGTGGACATGGCCCGCCTGCAGCAGAAGGGCATTGCAGTGAGCGGCTCCGACCTGGGCATGGTCTTTACAG GTGTGGACACCATGGCCAGCTACGAGGAGGTTCTACGCCTCCTGCGCTATCGGAACTGGCACACCAGGTCTCTGCTTGACCGGAAGTTCAAGCTCGTCTGCTCAGAGCTGAATGGCCGCTATGTCAGCAATGAGTTTCAGGTGGAG GTGAATGTCATCCACGCAGCCAGCCCCATGGAGCACGCCAGCCACATGGCTGCCCAGCCGCAGTTTGTCCACCCGGAGCACCATGCCTTCGTTGACCTCTCGGGTCACAACCTGGCCAGCCCCAACCCGTTCGCAG TTGTCCCCAGCACCGCCACTGTTGTGATCGTGGTATGTGTCAGCTTCCTGGTTTTCATGATTATCCTGGGAGTGTTCCGGATCCGGGCTGCACATCAGCGAACCATGCGGGACCAGGACACCGGGAAGGAGAATGAGATGGATTGGGATGACTCTGCCTTGACCATCACCGTAAACCCTATGGAG ACATACGAGGACCAGCACagcagtgaggaggaggaagaggaggaggaggaagaagagagtgaggatggggaagaggaggatgaCATCACCAGTGCCGAGTCAGAAAGcagcgaggaggaggagggggagcacgGGGACCAGCAGAACGTGAACAGGCAGCAACAGCTAGAGTGGGATGACTCCACCCTCAGCTACTGA